In the genome of Mercurialis annua linkage group LG8, ddMerAnnu1.2, whole genome shotgun sequence, the window TGCTCGTTATCCGGATGCGGATGTTTTAACTTCAAGTGATTCAGTTGTACCTACTGTTGTTGATGACAGGTTGGACGTCTGTCACGAAGGTGAAGACTATGTTAAAATAGTTAATGTTTACTTTTAGTGAACTTATGCACGCATGATTCTGTTTCATTATTCCAACAGTCTGCATAGCTCTAAATTTGCTTTTGGTTCTTAGTTTTCGTTCTCTGTTTGGCATTTTAAGGCTGTAGACAACATTTGTTTACTCCTAATTATTTCTATCAATCATGATTGGTGCTGTTCATTTCAGAAAGATGTCTTAGTGCCAATTCAAACTGAATGGATCTCATCTAACACATGAATCACTATAATCAAATGTTTAGTCAAGGTTGTAAAGAATGTGGATAATATATGTTTCTGTGAATGTAGTCTCTCATTAGTGCACCTTAATTGCATTTCCATATTCCAACTTTGTCTTTGCCGGATTTGTAAAGCTACCTATAGCATATGCTGACCATCATTTCACTTATTTTATTTGGTGTATTATGCCCAAGTTTTAACGtagtaatgttttttttaattaagttatttCACTGAGTAGTTGgctattaaatttattaattttgattctATTATATATGTTagtgtgtttgttttgttttgttttgatgaTTTCACTGAGTAGCGGACTTGTATATGCTTTCTAACTACATGCCCAGAATAGGAGGAGCTAGTGCCGGAAAGAGGTGGAACCACCGTGGACATAGAGGAACAAAGTTTATGAGATAAGGAGAAAAAGGGTTTAAAAGAAGGAAACCCAGTAGAAAGAGAGTGATAACAAGAAGAGGGTTTGTGTCTAAATTTGAAAGAACTAAGAGTTTGAGAAGATCATGGGGAAGAAGTGAGAAGGATGGGGGTAGAAGAAGGGCTGAATActaatgaagaagaagaatatatAAAATGAGAGATGTCTAACAAAACTGGCCccacttattttaattattatttgccACATAGGCTATTTTTTGCCattattttgatttcttttagcGGAGGTTATCTTCTGTTAACTCTCCGTGTCACAGGGACTTAAATTAGAGGTTTTTAATAATGTAGGgaagaattttatatttttttaatgtaggGACTCAAATTGGAAAAAAGTTATATTGCAGGGACCCAAATATGCATTAGGCCAAGCATTTATTGGTCATAGGTGTAAATATATGCCATACATCACTCCGTTGATTGACTTATTTTGGTAAATGTTATTAACTTTTTcctttattttcattttgtaTCTGCAGTTCTTAATGAGTCTATCTCCCTTCAAGCAAGACATCGACGAGCTTCTTAATGAGTTCGGTGAGGTAACTATTTTCTACTTaattctttcattttttaattgtatttttagctgtttttgattgtttaattatttgactaatAGCTGTGAATTTTGCGGTGTAGAATGAGTTAACAAAATTTGCTGAAATGAAGAAAGTTTGGTATTCTAGAAGGTTCAGTTACATCTTTGATGCTATGCCTTCCAACAAATTGGCCCTGTTTATGCAATCTCTTTATGCTCATTCAATTGGTAacctaatttatttaatttatgcttttaatttagtttatgttGTGCAATTTACAAACTTATTTTGATGATACGCAGGTTACATGGTGAGTAGTAATGCTCCTTTGTCTCGAAGATTAGGCGGCTTGTATTGCCTTTACTGTTTACATGAAACTCAACCATTCAAGCCACCTTTAAGAATCTATATATCTCTTGGTATGTTCCCCAGGCTACTgcatcaaactttttaattgaTAACTTGACGAGCATAAAGTGTATCTTAGTAGTTTGTAATTAAAGCTTAATCGAGTTTAGTTAAAACTATTGTCATGTACTATTTTACTTGAGATATTGTTCTGTGGATTGTTTCCAAACCACCATCAAGTAGAAGCTGCCAAggtttctttttaataattgcAATGCGATTATGATCTATGAtagattttcttttctttgtttaattttggTCTTTCAATTGATCTGAGCATGCTTAATGATTTTTCTTCTATCTATAGCTATGAATTGGGTGGTACATAcacaattgaatttgtttttttcctttttaaatttttggaaatTTTCTAGAAAGGTTATTTGTAAGGTTATTGGCTCCAATGACACAGTATGCTAAAAtgtgcttttatttgttttaatccCTCTCTTTCTTGGAATCTCATTCCATGCATAACCTCGCAGGAGAGCTAAAGAAACTTAAGCAGCTTGTGATTGATGCAAAAGCTCAGGGTATAAAAGATGTTATCAGTTTGGTCAATAGAATGCTAGAAAAGAACATGTTTCTTTTTGGCGCTGTGGACATAAATGAAGGCTCTACTACCCAGTTAGTGGACGAACTCACACAATTGCAAAATGATCGCGTCCAGCATGCATATAAAAAGTAATCTTCTAACCTAATTTTCTACTCTAGCTTGAGCATATCATATTCATGTAACCACTGTATCTTTTCATTGCCTATTGATTTCTTGCTGCAGATTAATTCCTGAGACTTACCTTAAACAATTCCTCTACATGGACTTGGTAAGTCATTTGACCACAACCAATATATTTATAGAGAAAATCGGCATATGCATAGTCCAACTATGGGAACTTGATAGTGTGTGATGATACATGTAATCTAGATTCAACTAAATGTTTTTTTCCCCTTAGCTTATTTAGATGTCTCACTCATTAAGTCCAGAAATTATTCATTCCAATTCCAATGAAACTTAGATGTCTCACTTATATTAGTCTTACACGGTGCATGTAGTTTTTCTACTTCaatgttataattaatttactaactgGTTATATTAGTACTCATATAACTGAATACTTTTAGCAACAATGAAGATATTTTGGTATAGTTTCTATCGACCAATATACTAGGAAGACTTTGAAATAATTAGGCGTTAGtgatatttataaagaaaatcaGTGATAATTTTTTCCGATTTTTCTCTTTGAATAAGCCTGTGGATTAAGCagcatttcatttaaattttttattgtctCATTTATCAGGGTAGCGAATTCGATCTTGATACAATGAAGAAAATGTCAACAGAGTATGCAAAAACCAAGAAGCAAGCCATCCAAGGTAACTTTCCCCATTTAACTTTTCATGTAGTAGCGGTTTTACCACAATTAAGCATCAGttcttcaaattattttttatttatctaagcAAACCAAAACCAGTGCTGCTCAAGAGAGCTTCTGATTACTGCTAGTGCTAATATCCAAATTTAGTTTACCTATGAAAATAGTTTTACAAGCTTTCAGCTGGGGAATTTTATTATAAGCCACATTTTGGAGGAATTTTTGAAGTGTTTAATTCGGAGTTGCTTTGGTATTTTCTGATTTCACTTGTTGCATCATGTGCTGCTATTAagtttctttatcttttttttttgggtcATTTCTGCAATTTGTTTCTGTTGTGAATTTTCCTTTTTGGAATCTCGAAACCTGAAAggtttttatctttaaatatttttgtcgCCACCGGAACTTTAAGTATTTGAGCTCTCATAACTTGACCTCATCGTTCTGTTTGTCCAAATAATTTTAACGATCTTTATTATGTTCTTGTTTAACAATTTATTTCTTCCTTTTTGTTTGAAGAGGCAAGTAAGGTGGTGAACATTGAGGACATACAGCACATATCAGATGATAAGGAATTTATTGGAGATATAATGGATAACATCAGAGAGAACTGGAATGTCCAGAAAGAGATGTTCTATCAGCAGACAGGATTGTATCAGCATCCAGCTCAAGAACAAGACCATCAGCATCAGAACCATAAAGAGAAAAATGAGGACGGCGATAATGATGATTTTAGCCGTGAATTAGAACTGCAACTATATGAAGAAGAGCCACAACTATAGAGACAAGAGGATGAAGATATAGGTGGAACTGAAAATGCAACATTTTCACAATCTGCTACAAGAACATTGACAAGTAACAACAGGATAATGAAGAACGTAGTCACCGAAACAAGGGAATTAGGAAAATGGTTTAGACTTCAAACGCACTTGACTTGAGATAAGCCGTTGATGGACATATTGGAATATGCTCGATATGAGTTATAATTAGGTACTTTGGATAAAACTGGGATTGGTTGTAGTGCAGATTAAGGAAATATTAAAGAAGAACGGCAGTCGGTAAACAAATTGATAACTTTATATAAATACTATTAACAGGTTGATTTTTTCTACCAGGCTGTCCTCTCAAGTTTTTGTTGATAACTAAGAAACTTTTGTGAatgaaatatttatcaaattcaatTTCAATACATATTCTGATTGGTGTTTTCGCTTTGGTTGagaaatttatatttctttaacTATGTAGTGTTTATAGTTCTAATGTTTGGGGTTGTTATGATCGCAGATAGCAATAATGGTGCAAGAGCAACACTTGATGCTCATTGGTTTTAGGCCTAAAAAGCTTTCAACTAAGATCATCGCTCACTATGCTGGTTTCATCCTTATATCCCTCGTCCAACTTCGATAGTTTTGCTCCTCCTTTCACTTCATACATTAGCCCATCAATGGCACCATCGGCATTATACATGGCAATGAGTCCCAAGGGTGCAAAGCTGAACCCAAGTGCTAACACCTTAATGGGCGTCACTGTGAATATGTCATGCTCAAGGACTTTGAGTAGGGATGCATTATAAGGGAGAGAATAAGCTCAGTAGTTTGGTGACAGTAAATATTATGTTGCTGCTTCAGCAATGAGATGGACATCACGATCCTTAAAGGCGCCTGTTAATGCCTCAGATTTTGTTTCGTGGAATGTGTTCTTTCTTTCAACACTATTCCAAGCTGCTCCTTGACAATTGTAAACTCCTAAAACGCCTGTGTATTTGTTATTCATATTCCATATCTTCAACAAGCTGCTAAACACAAATTTCTGGTAAGAAAATTTACCCGCATATAACTTTCTATGCTTACATCCTGTGTTGCATAGAAATTTTTCAAGTCCTACATTTCAAcgtattggttttgtttctggAACGCATATAAAACTCTaaattctatataaaaaatattgattcgGCCGTGTTATATAACACCCATCAAGAAAGATTTAGCTACTTGTCTTGCAGTTCTTACCTAACACCATCACGAGTTGGATCGGAAAATAAACAGTCACGGGTTAGCCGGCTAGGCAAAAGAGCACAAAGCACGGACCCATCAGGCAAAACCAGCTTCTTGAGCAAATTAAAAATCATGCTTCCCAGGCTCATCACTGGTCATAAAAGCATTCATCAGATGATCTAACATAAAAATAACATCACGGTTGCCATATATACGAAGAGAAAATGGCGTTTTTGCAACATTAGGAGTACCTAACATAGTCGGACCAACGCTAATAGCTCTAGCCGAAGCATGATATTCGGCAGCTGGATGGAGTGAATGAAACATGTCCCAATCTGCCAGCATAAATTCTCCTAAAAACACAATATTGTATGCCACAGCTGCTATATGGATTGTGTGTGATACGAGTCCCTTGGGAAGAAATCATCTGATGCTCTTACTACAGCCGTCTGTTTAGAACTGTGCCATACACCAACAAAACATTATATCAAACCTggggttaaaatattttagcatttaatcaaaaattacttttttcaaCAAACAACATGAGATAACTAAATGCAGTGtatatagtaatttttaaaatgaaggggaaaaaaagttcaaacctATATTTATGGaggtaataataattaattcaaaattttaacccAACTCCAACTAGAAATTCTAATTATTTAGCCAATTAGgttcagaaaaataaaaaacttaccAGTATAATGCATCAATATTGTGACTCATGCAAGCAATGCATCCAGCTTGATGATATTGCTTTGTCAATTCTACCCTTCCTCCTAAGCCCCCACCCAAAGTTTCCAATATACACTGCACGTACACCTTAACTCCATTTATACCCCCAGACGCTAGATAACTATGCAACTCATTATAaaaagagtgtttatcccacacaacagatgtgccacgtcatttttacaacaagccaataattatttgcgatagggaatcttaatttattgcttatttttttatcattaaacatttgcacatgACCAACGTcttattggtttgttgcacgaatgacgtggcgcagCCGTtccgttgtataattattcttataaaatttataaacttctTTAGGATTCATCAAACCTAACCCCTGCATTGCCAGTGGATCGCTTTTCCATGTTGGTTCATTCTTCATCACCCTTTTTAACACTGTTGGATATTTCATCAACGATCCATATTCCTCCATCTCCTTAACTCCTGGATGGACCCCACCCCAGTATCCTATGATTGCATGCCACACGTACACGTATCTCAACCCGTATTTCTCTTTCGCTATGTTCACTATGTTCTTTATACCCACCGTTGGATCATCTTTCTTCTGAAACTTTTCGTTTTCCTTTAGTCCAGTCAACCTAAGTAACGGCTGAGAGTTGCTTTCATCTTGTTGTGAACCTCCACCGACGGATTGCCATCCATCATCGATGATCATAAATCTTGGAGTAGTCCCACCGTCGGATAAACTCTTTAGCCCATATTCTAGACCTTCTTGCGTAACTTCATGGTAAAAAAACATCCCAGGTGCACCATCCAAAATAATTAACGATTGCAGGCAATTTTTTCTCATGCCGTTGACAGAACGTCTTTGAGTGCAACTTACACTATTAGAAATACATGAATTGGCGACGGGAATTAGCGACGGAAccattttccgtcgctaatttggcTAATCACCGATCTGAACTGGCGACAAATTGTTTATCAATCGCCAAAATTAAGAGAAAATATTTGCCGACGGAActtccgtcggtaatccgtcgttGTTTTGGCGGGGTGAAGGATGGAAGAATTGATGCgtttttatttaccaaaattagCAACGGATAGtaatattccgtcgctaatcgcACAATTATATGAAACGCAAAGTTTCATTAaactaattagcgacggaaattgaTAGGCGGTCGCTAATTAGTTTAATGAAACTTTGCGTTTCATTTAtcttgattttagcgacggaattacagtccgtcgctaaaatcaagaTAAATTAAACGCAGAAGCTTCTTCCTCTTCCTCACCATTTCAGAAACCTAATTCTAAAAACAAAGAACTGCTGCCGCCGGTCACCCGCTGCTCCATCTGGTCCACCGGTCACCCCCGTCTTCTTCCATCTGCTGCCGCCAGTCTCCCTTGTTGGTCTCTTTCTTCCTCTGGTCTCCCTCCTCCGCTGGTCCCCGCTGCTCCTCCTCTTCCCTGCTGCCGAAGCCAAACCGCTGCCCACGCCAAGCCGCTGCCGTCCTCCTCTCACTGGCCACCACACATctgtaagttttttttaattaatgtattTGTTATATGAATTTAGGGtatttttagggtttaatactgttaaattaattgaattgttaggttagtttaatttatactattaaaTCAGAATTAACTtaggtaaatttatatttaattagtttagttaaattattgtaggggttaatttaaatgttaatgAAATGGAATTGTTAGTCCCATTTATTTTGTTCTAAttattgattttggatattaatataattagattttaattagatTAGGTTTAAGTTAAACTTCtagaattaaattataaaaatttcagaTTATTACATTAGGTTAgtatttatattgatttaatagattattttaattaatccttaagtttattttaattaggttaGTATTATTGGATTAGGTTAggatattttgttttattttattttagttaaaaaaatagaatagtttatttaaatttattagattattaattagtaaatctttattaattttctaaaaatagtaataaaattagggtcatttataattagatttttatagttaattatgaaaatttgaaattagtagagaatattattagttttttaaGTTGATCTATACAATTAAAATtgcattatattattataataataaaaaataatataattagattataattattaGATTATACTGATGTTCTTTAAAATTAGTTGAATAGaatagtaataaaaatattatttaatacttgtaaaattaagaaaaaattgaCATAATTCATGATGGTTGTAATTATATAATGAATTGATGGAATTGGTGTATTGGATATCTTTGAATATGTAATATTTTGCTTGcaggatttccctgaaaaatggttGATGCTCATTTTTAAGGGAAATGCTGCCAGATTTCTGTTaataattagaattttttttagtagTACTCAAAGTAGACATTCAATTTGTTAACTTGTAGTGCTCTAACAGACTTATTTGAAACTATTATTGTAGGTTTTGTCCTTATTACGGTTATTCCTATTGTCGTCTATCCACACCGTTTTTACCATCCACATTCTCTTCTCTCTTGCGGTTATgctcttcaacaagtaagtgttactgcatttttgtatttcattttaGTTTGTTATAGTAAATTGAATCactgttaaatttaattaaaaaagattttattcccaccgaataaatcTTACCTAACCGTAgaaacccgtcccgtgtgttcaagagattgaacgacatgggattgtacgtgtgtacagttcgtaaaactgTCGTCCTCTGCGTAATTTGATcacgaaaaaacatatatgtatggatatggtataggaatatttggtagttttctggcgtatgttctccgggtggctatttaatataggctgtgtaacgcttattccttacggaatatataattagcgttacacacCCTATATTATATAATGCACCTGGAGAAcaacgccggaaggctgccgaatatttttttcgtattcatgcatatatcgtgatcgaattatggggcgccagttttgcgaatgggataagaccctacccttttagcagtcaattacattgactttgctacgtTGAGCTTATGAATCAGTACCTAATTGTACGTCCACCAGAAATGAATCCAGACCACAGTTGGATGTATACGAGGCATGACAGAGGCTTCCTGCCACCAGATTTTTTCTCTAATCTTGAAGAGTTCGTGAATTTTGCTGTACAACATCCCGAGTGTATGAGTGGAGAAGAGATAAAATGCCCATGTTCTAGGACAAAATGTAGAAATACGAATTTTCGAGATGTAGAAGTTGTGAAACTACATGTCTTGCAGTCTGAGTTTGTTCCAGATTACAATGTCTAGATTCACCACGGTGAGGTGAATGTCCCTCCTGTAGTTCAGCAGCCGGCTAATGAATACGATTACTATAATGAGGGAGGGGGAGATTTAAACTCTggtcagagaatggttattgatgcTGCTAGTCCCGAAGTTTTTGAGGAAGAGACCCTGAATGACGAAGCTCGGAAGTTTTTTGATATGATGAGTGcggcagaagaagaaatatggcccgGAAATAGCAGACACTCACCCATGTCCGcatctgttgaaattttggatattaTGTGTCGACATCAGGGGTCGATATCTTTGATTGATAACACCTGCCGTTTATTACAAGAACTGCTTCCAGAGAACAACAAAATGCCGATTTTTTTGCTAATATCAAGAAGCTGGTGAAAGGTCTCGGGTTGCCAGTCGAGGTTATTGATTGCTGTTTCCACACCTGTATGATTTACTGGGGGGGCGGATGAGGATTTAACCCACTGTAAAGTTTGCACATTTCCTCGGTGGAAACCTGTTACGAAAAGCAATTCGTCCAAAAGAAGGGCTAACGTTCCGtacaaaaaaatgttttatttccctTTAACTCCGAGGCTGCAAAGATTGTACGCTTCCAAAGCCACAGCTAaacatatgacatggcacgctgaacatgaaatggaagacgagaagatgtgtcatccttcttactctccggcttggaaacggttcagtgagttgcatacagattttgctgacgaaacaagaaatatcaggctAGGCTTATGTACTGACGGGTTTCAATCATTTGGTAGTTTTGGGAAAAATTATTCTTCCTGGCCAGTTATTGTGACGCCGTATAATCTGCCTCCtggcatgtgcatgaaggatgagtttatgtttcTAACAATACTTGTCCCGGGACCCGGAAATCCAAAAACCATATGGATATTTTCCTGCAGCCATTAATAGTAGAGTTGAATCAGTTGTGGGAATCTGGAATCCGGACGTATGACATTCAAAAACGgtagaattttcaaatgagggcggcgcttatgtggataattaatgattttcccgcttattcaatgTTTTCTGGTTGGAGCACATTAGGAAGATTGGCATGTCCGCATTGTATGAAAAATACTGAGGCTTTCACGTTGCCTGAGAGTGGTAAACAATCctggtttgattgccacagaAAGTTTTTACTTACAGGTCACCATTTCCGTCGGAACGTTACCGAATTCCGAAAAGGCAAACAAGTAAGGCAACAATTTGGAGGTGTGAGGACTAGAGATGAAGTGTTAGCAGAGGTGGACGGTCTGGGGTTTAAGAGGGCCTATGAGAATGATGCTAAGGCTACGAATGATGAACTATCTAAAGGCCGTGGTTGGAACcgaaaaaagtatattttgggATTTACCGTATTGGAGGACAAATGTGATCCGAcataatctcgatgtcatgtttatattgagaaaaatgtatttgacaacgTTTTCAATACCGTGCTCAATGTACCTGGTAAGACGAAAGATACGGCAAAATCTCGGGCAGAGTTGAATAAAATTTGTGATCGTCCTGGCCTGGCACAAGATGAGGAAACTGGTAGATATCCAAAGGCtttgtatgctttggacagagatttaaaaaagattttgtTAGAATGGATTCAAAAGTTAAAGTTTCCGGATGGTTACTTGTCCAACTTGTCTAGGTGCGTTGATTTAAACAGTTTAAAGATGATGGGCATGAAAAGTCATGATTGTCATGTCTTCATGCAACGACTTTTGCCAATTGCTCTTCGCGAGCTTCTTCCGGCAGAAGTGTGGGAGCCTTTAACAGAGTTGAGTATATTCTTCAGAGAGTTAACTGCCACATCGCTGAAAAAGGCAGATCTTCAGAGATTAGAGCTTGATATCCCGAAGATACTGTGCAAGTTGGAACGTATATTTCCGCcgattttttttattcgatGGAACATCTCCCCGTACACCTTCcgtacgaagctatgatggcatGACCTGTTCAGTATCGTTGGATGTATCCGTTTGAAAGGTAATATATTTAAAGTTCTATTTCGTCAACCGATAATTAggtaaattaactaattatatgaTTATGTAGATACCTgagaaaactcaaaaataaggTCTCGAATAAAGACAGAGTGGAAGGAAGTATTAGCAGCGGATATCTACTGGAGGAAACAACAAAATTTGCATCTTTTTATTTCAAGGATGGTGATCCGATGGTACCATGTCAGatgcaaagaaatgaagtttgcAAAATGGACGTTGATGATGATTTCGACAGATTATCtattttcaaaccgaaagggCGACCTGTAGGTGCTTGTCGGAACATATATCTGGATGATGCTGAATATGTTGCTGCCCGAAGATATATCCTTTTGAATTGCCCTGAAATCGAACCTTACAGAGATTAAGTCTTAATATACATATTTAAGCTCAGTATTGAAGAATTTGATACAAATTGTATTAATTCGCTCGTATTCTTGTAAATAGAGTTTTTGAAGGCGAGTTGTATGAATTCAACCACGAAATTACACAGACCGAAGTTGTAGTCAAGTTGGAGAGGGAATTCGCCTTTTGGTTCGAGTAATATGTAAGTATTAATGTTGTTTTATCGTCGTAGTTGTATATATTATCGTGTTGATCAGTATAATAATTGTGCTACAGGTGAAAGACCCAACTGTCTGTACCAATCCCTATATTCTAAGTCTTGCAAAAGGACCGTTTAGATCGGTCAAAACATTCAAGGGGTACTGTGTGAACGGGTTTAAATTCAATACTGAAGAATATGGGAGAGGATCGGGTTACAATGAATAGCGGAGTCTGTGTAAAAGGATCACTCTACGGCCCAGCTGAAAGcgacttttatggagtgttgACTGACATTATcgagttagagtatccagctctaCCAATAAAGAGGAcggttttatttaaatgtaattggtttGATCCTACAAAAACGGTTGGTATGTTAGTCCATCCTCGGTATAACATAGTGGATGTTAATCACAGAAAGAGATACAACAAATACGAACCTTTCATTTTAGCTGAACAGTCCGATCAAGTACATTACTTACCTTATCCTAGCAAAAAGCGGGACAAGAAAGATTGGTGGGCAGTATGCAAGATAAAAGCTCGCTCTGAGCTAGACATGCCTGAAACAACTGTTCCAGCTTTCCAAAATGATAGTGCAGAACATCCGCTCGATGTCATAACGAATGACGACCCGACAAATTTAGTTGATCCGAATGGCGAGGCGGACGAGGCTGCATTACACAACCCTCCAATAGTAGAGACGGAAGATGATTATCCaccatcctcatcagacgatgATGACATTGGAGCGGAAGATGATATAAAAATTGCATGATTTGTTTTAATGTTATTTCTGTAaaattttgacttttatttacgTTTGTTGATGTAGTaactttatttttgttaaaaaattatgtgttatggtttttataatagatgtgattatttttttcttgtcgaatattgttttgtaatttgttttgtagataTGAGAGGTTCAGGTTCTTCTTCTGCCGGCCGAGACATGGGTAGGGATACCGGTCAGGGACGTGGACATGGACGCGGCCGTGGCGACCCAGAGCAGGATCCACTTGAGAGCTCGGATCCCGGGGCTGAGCAGCAGGTGCTAGCGGGTAGACCCGCACCGCGGAGAGCAGCGAGACAGCCGCAGCCACAGGACCAGCCGCCAGCTACGGACGAGACTGGGAGGATTAGAGTTACACCTGATGCTGCAAGGTATGATTGacaacttttttttaacaaatattatttcaaaaatgtggAAACTAAGTTTTTTTGTAATGTACAGAGAAAGGTTACTAGATTGCAGGAACGACAGAGGGAACGCATCGAGGGCGATCTTGCCCATTTTCCGATCTAGCTGGTTCCCTAAGGGTTCCTCGTGGAAGAAGCTGAAAGCAGAGCATAAGGGCTTCTACTTCGAGGAGTTCAAGGttgttaaattaatattttaaatttatgttttactttctttttgatttctagttgtttttattaattaatggtt includes:
- the LOC126660675 gene encoding uncharacterized protein LOC126660675 isoform X1, producing MTGWTSVTKFLMSLSPFKQDIDELLNEFGENELTKFAEMKKVWYSRRFSYIFDAMPSNKLALFMQSLYAHSIGYMVSSNAPLSRRLGGLYCLYCLHETQPFKPPLRIYISLGELKKLKQLVIDAKAQGIKDVISLVNRMLEKNMFLFGAVDINEGSTTQLVDELTQLQNDRVQHAYKKLIPETYLKQFLYMDLGSEFDLDTMKKMSTEYAKTKKQAIQEASKVVNIEDIQHISDDKEFIGDIMDNIRENWNVQKEMFYQQTGLYQHPAQEQDHQHQNHKEKNEDGDNDDFSRELELQLYEEEPQL
- the LOC126660675 gene encoding uncharacterized protein LOC126660675 isoform X2; protein product: MSLSPFKQDIDELLNEFGENELTKFAEMKKVWYSRRFSYIFDAMPSNKLALFMQSLYAHSIGYMVSSNAPLSRRLGGLYCLYCLHETQPFKPPLRIYISLGELKKLKQLVIDAKAQGIKDVISLVNRMLEKNMFLFGAVDINEGSTTQLVDELTQLQNDRVQHAYKKLIPETYLKQFLYMDLGSEFDLDTMKKMSTEYAKTKKQAIQEASKVVNIEDIQHISDDKEFIGDIMDNIRENWNVQKEMFYQQTGLYQHPAQEQDHQHQNHKEKNEDGDNDDFSRELELQLYEEEPQL
- the LOC130014753 gene encoding probable galactinol--sucrose galactosyltransferase 6: MVLGCKHRKLYAGKFSYQKFVFSSLLKIWNMNNKYTGVLGVYNCQGAAWNSVERKNTFHETKSEALTGAFKDLTPIKVLALGFSFAPLGLIAMYNADGAIDGLMYEVKGGAKLSKLDEGYKDETSIVSDDLS